The proteins below are encoded in one region of Pangasianodon hypophthalmus isolate fPanHyp1 chromosome 6, fPanHyp1.pri, whole genome shotgun sequence:
- the rfx4 gene encoding transcription factor RFX4 isoform X3 has translation MHCGLLEEPDMESTESWIERCLNESESKPYSSHASLGNMSTDENEEKENNRASKRHSTPATLQWLEENYEIAEGVCVPRSALYMHYLDFCEKHGTQPVNAASFGKIIRQQFPQLTTRRLGTRGQSKYHYYGLAVKESSQYYDVMYSKKGGAWVNETGKKEVTKQTVAYSPRSKLGTLLPEFPNVKDLNLPAILPEQKVSTFIMMYRTHCQRILDTVIRANFDEVQSFLLHFWQGMPPHMLPVLGSSTVVNIVGVCDSILYKAISGVLMPTVLQALPDSLTQVIRKFAKQLDEWLRVALHDLPENLRNIKFELSRRFSQILKRQTSLNHLCQASRTVIHSADITFQMLEDWRNVDLNSITKQTLYTMEDSREDQRRLIIQLYQEFDRLLEDQSPIEAYIEWLDSMVDRCVVRVAGKRPGSLKKVAQQFLLMWSCFGTRVIRDMTLHSAPSFGSFHLIHLMFDDYVLYLLESLHCQERANELMRAMKGEGTTADSSEDVMLTESTSVSPEPYSPAKSVPSVGAVATSTPTSAQSPEYSSVSVTSVTTSGGNPPDGGSQLSCMRSSAPVHPTSSAHRMQVYPYRDEHGYTGSYNYSSYTNQHHHAIQTQYPSLPHDAGLPTPLHYSSYHRSSAQYSLNSPMSRMEPCLMGGTPRLHATPMTPRWPDVASANSYSSTPMHSTRYASTGDMYSSLTPRRNSEYEHAQHFPGFAYISGEATTGWAK, from the exons ATGCACTGTGGGCTGCTCGAGGAGCCTGATATGGAATCCACAG AGAGCTGGATTGAAAGGTGCCTGAATGAAAGCGAGAGCAAACCCTATTCCAGCCACGCGTCCCTGGGGAACATGTCCACGGATGAAA ATGAAGAGAAGGAAAATAACCGGGCATCTAAACGTCATTCGACACCTGCAACTTTACAGTG GTTGGAGGAGAACTATGAGATTGCTGAGGGGGTGTGTGTCCCTCGCAGTGCACTTTATATGCACTATCTAGACTTCTGTGAGAAGCATGGCACTCAGCCTGTCAATGCTGCCAGTTTTGGGAAG ATTATAAGACAGCAGTTCCCTCAGTTAACGACACGAAGGCTGGGAACCAGGGGCCAATCAAA gTACCACTACTATGGCCTAGCAGTGAAGGAGAGCTCACAGTACTACGATGTGATGTACTCCAAGAAGGGTGGCGCCTGGGTAAACGAGACAGGCAAGAAAGAGGTTACCAAGCAGACAGTGGCGTATTCACCCCGCTCCAAACTGGGTACTCTGCTGCCAGAATTTCCAAATGTCAAAGACCTAAATCTGCCTGCCATTCTGCCAGAACAGAAG GTTTCGACGTTTATCATGATGTACAGAACTCACTGCCAGAGAATACTAGACACCGTTATACGAGCCAATTTCGATGAG gtccaGAGCTTCCTGTTGCATTTTTGGCAAGGCATGCCTCCACACATGCTGCCTGTATTGGGCTCATCCACTGTAGTAAACATCGTAGGGGTGTGTGACTCCATCTTATACAAAGCCATTTCAGGAGTCCTCATGCCCACAGTCCTGCAGGCATTGCCTGATAG CCTGACTCAGGTCATCAGGAAATTTGCTAAGCAGCTTGATGAGTGGTTGAGGGTGGCTCTGCACGATCTGCCCGAGAACCTGCGCAACATCAAGTTTGAGC TGTCAAGAAGATTCTCCCAGATCCTCAAGCGACAAACGTCATTAAATCATCTTTGTCAG GCGTCACGGACCGTGATCCACAGTGCAGACATCACCTTTCAGATGCTGGAGGACTGGAGAAATGTAGATCTGAACAGCATCACTAAGCAGACACTTTACACGATGGAGGACTCGCGGGAGGACCAGAGACGACTCATAATCCAAT TGTATCAGGAGTTTGACCGGCTGCTGGAGGATCAGTCCCCCATTGAAGCGTACATCGAGTGGCTGGACTCTATGGTGGATAGATGCGTTGTGCGG GTGGCAGGGAAGAGACCCGGATCCCTGAAGAAGGTTGCTCAGCAGTTTCTTCTCATGTGGTCCTGTTTTGGGACAAGAGTGATCCGGGACATGACACTGCACAGTGCCCCCAGCTTTG GCTCATTTCACCTGATTCACCTGATGTTTGATGACTATGTGCTGTACCTGCTGGAGTCACTGCACTGCCAGGAAAGAGCCAATGAGCTGATGAGGGCCATGAAGGGAGAGGGAACTACAG CAGACAGTAGTGAGGATGTGATGCTAACTGAGAGCACCTCCGTGTCCCCTGAGCCCTACTCTCCTGCAAAGTCGGTGCCCTCAGTGGGAGCAGTAGCCACCAGCACCCCAACTTCAGCCCAGTCCCCAGAATACAGCAGTGTGTCTGTTACCTCAG TGACCACGTCAGGAGGCAATCCGCCCGATGGAGGATCCCAGCTGTCCTGCATGCGTAGCAGCGCCCCAGTGCACCCTACCTCGTCTGCACACCGGATGCAAGTCTACCCCTACAGAGACGAGCATGG CTACACGGGCAGCTACAACTACAGCAGCTACACGAATCAGCATCATCATGCCATCCAGACCCAGTATCCGAGTCTGCCCCATGACGCAGGCCTCCCCACCCCGCTGCACTATTCCTCTTACCACCGTTCCTCTGCACAG TATTCATTGAACAGCCCGATGTCCCGCATGGAGCCATGTCTGATGGGTGGCACTCCTCGGCTGCATGCGACCCCAATGACACCTCGCTGGCCAGATGTTGCCTCAGCCAACAGCTATTCCAGCACTCCTATGCACTCAACACGCTATGCCTCTACAGGGGACATGTACTCCTCTTTGACACCACGCAGGAACTCTGAATATGAGCATGCACAACACTTTCCTGGCTTTGCCTATATTAGTGGAGAAGCTACTACAGGTTGGGCCAAATAG
- the ric8b gene encoding synembryn-B: protein MDLSGILLQIENGNDEEIEKRLQEYNAENCRTFAFDCKQEEARIKLCQGILTVLRQPVRPQCQSTCLETMRILSRDKRVLGPVATHDGIVTLARLARIPLPDVDVERLEKTESAAEERVVVEALKCLCNVMFNSVAAQQVGADVQLGLGLCACLRMASSANHDVELFSLRLLFLLSALRPDIRRGLRQDSDAVELLTGVLERTLDVRWAGPYEVTCPDSQAPPIPLERNERAMESLKALFNITMADSNDQHNDHQLRRIAAIMRHILMLRVQTEEKTEEVHSHAINLLSNLPVSCLDVLIDVPVQGGLEEYGGKNVNALQVLLDFMEKRIDKGSNYKEGLTPVLSLMTESSRYHREIRRYLKAKVLPPLKDVKVRPEVGSTVRNKLVRLMTHIDMGVKQGAAEFLFVLCKESVDNLLKYTGYGNAAGLLVARGLLAGGRGDTEYSPDEDSDTEEYKSAKPFINPITGHIEEPMPNPIEDMTEEQKEYEAQKLANMIGELSRQQLIRPMGVRKDGSLAPLEEALHTCKIPDSSDSDSD, encoded by the exons ATGGATCTGAGTGGAATTCTGCTGCAGATTGAAAACGGGAACGATGAGGAAATTGAAAAGCGTTTGCAGGAATACAACGCAGAG aactgTAGGACTTTTGCCTTTGACTGCAAACAAGAGGAGGCTCGAATA AAGCTGTGTCAGGGAATACTCACAGTGCTCAGACAGCCTGTGCGGCCCCAATGTCAGAGCACCTGTCTGGAGACCATGCGCATCCTGTCTCGTGATAAGCGTGTCCTTGGGCCTGTAGCCACCCACGACGGCATAGTCACTCTTGCCCGGCTGGCGCGCATCCCGCTGCCTGATGTCGATGTGGAGCGTCTAGAGAAAACAGAGTCAGCAGCTGAGGAGAGGGTAGTGGTGGAGGCGCTCAAGTGCCTGTGTAACGTGATGTTTAACAGCGTGGCAGCGCAGCAGGTGGGTGCAGACGTGCAGCTAGGACTGGGTTTGTGTGCCTGTCTGCGCATGGCCAGCTCCGCCAACCATGACGTGGAGCTCTTCTCTCTCCGTTTGCTCTTCCTGCTTTCGGCCCTGAGGCCAGACATCCGGAGAGGACTGCGCCAGGACTCAGATGCTGTGGAGCTGCTCACTGGTGTACTCGAGCGCACCTTGGATGTGCGCTGGGCGGGGCCGTACGAAGTCACGTGTCCTGACTCACAGGCCCCACCCATTCCTCTAGAGAGGAACGAGCGGGCAATGGAGTCACTCAAAGCTCTGTTCAACATCACCATGGCTGACTCCAATGATCAG CATAATGATCACCAACTGAGGCGTATAGCAGCCATAATGAGGCATATTCTAATGCTGAGGGTTCAGACAGAGGAGAAAACGGAGGAAGTTCACAG TCATGCCATAAATCTTCTGAGCAACCTTCCTGTGTCCTGCTTGGATGTCCTGATCGACGTGCCTGTACAGGGAGGACTTGAGGAATATGGTGGAAAGAACGTGAATGCTCTGCAGGTGCTTCTGGACTTCATGGAGAAAAGAATAGACAAG GGGTCAAATTACAAAGAAGGCCTGACTCCAGTGCTGAGCCTAATGACGGAAAGTTCCAGATACCACAGGGAGATTCGCAGATACCTCAAAGCTAAG GTTTTGCCACCTCTAAAAGATGTGAAAGTGAGACCAGAAGTGGGCAGCACTGTGCGCAACAAACTGGTCCGCCTCATGACTCACATAGACATGGGGGTGAAACAGGGGGCTGCGGAGTTCCTTTTTGTCCTCTGCAAGGAAAGcg TGGACAACCTGTTGAAGTATACTGGCTATGGCAATGCTGCAGGGCTGCTGGTGGCTCGGGGGCTGCTGGCAGGGGGCAGAGGAGACACTGAGTACTCTCCTGATGAGGATTCAGACACCGAAGAGTACAAATCAGCAAAACCATT CATTAACCCCATTACAGGCCACATAGAGGAGCCAATGCCAAACCCTATTGAGGACATGACAGAGGAACAGAAGGAATACGAAGCTCAGAAACTTGCAAACATGATCGGCGAGTTGTCAAG GCAGCAACTGATCAGGCCAATGGGAGTGAGGAAGGATGGCTCACTAGCTCCCCTAGAGGAGGCGCTACACACATGCAAGATTCCAGACAGCAGTGACTCAGACTCGGATTAA
- the rfx4 gene encoding transcription factor RFX4 isoform X2 — MHCGLLEEPDMESTESWIERCLNESESKPYSSHASLGNMSTDENEEKENNRASKRHSTPATLQWLEENYEIAEGVCVPRSALYMHYLDFCEKHGTQPVNAASFGKIIRQQFPQLTTRRLGTRGQSKYHYYGLAVKESSQYYDVMYSKKGGAWVNETGKKEVTKQTVAYSPRSKLGTLLPEFPNVKDLNLPAILPEQKVSTFIMMYRTHCQRILDTVIRANFDEVQSFLLHFWQGMPPHMLPVLGSSTVVNIVGVCDSILYKAISGVLMPTVLQALPDSLTQVIRKFAKQLDEWLRVALHDLPENLRNIKFELSRRFSQILKRQTSLNHLCQASRTVIHSADITFQMLEDWRNVDLNSITKQTLYTMEDSREDQRRLIIQLYQEFDRLLEDQSPIEAYIEWLDSMVDRCVVRVAGKRPGSLKKVAQQFLLMWSCFGTRVIRDMTLHSAPSFGSFHLIHLMFDDYVLYLLESLHCQERANELMRAMKGEGTTDSSEDVMLTESTSVSPEPYSPAKSVPSVGAVATSTPTSAQSPEYSSVSVTSGALQSYTWSLTYTVTTSGGNPPDGGSQLSCMRSSAPVHPTSSAHRMQVYPYRDEHGYTGSYNYSSYTNQHHHAIQTQYPSLPHDAGLPTPLHYSSYHRSSAQYSLNSPMSRMEPCLMGGTPRLHATPMTPRWPDVASANSYSSTPMHSTRYASTGDMYSSLTPRRNSEYEHAQHFPGFAYISGEATTGWAK; from the exons ATGCACTGTGGGCTGCTCGAGGAGCCTGATATGGAATCCACAG AGAGCTGGATTGAAAGGTGCCTGAATGAAAGCGAGAGCAAACCCTATTCCAGCCACGCGTCCCTGGGGAACATGTCCACGGATGAAA ATGAAGAGAAGGAAAATAACCGGGCATCTAAACGTCATTCGACACCTGCAACTTTACAGTG GTTGGAGGAGAACTATGAGATTGCTGAGGGGGTGTGTGTCCCTCGCAGTGCACTTTATATGCACTATCTAGACTTCTGTGAGAAGCATGGCACTCAGCCTGTCAATGCTGCCAGTTTTGGGAAG ATTATAAGACAGCAGTTCCCTCAGTTAACGACACGAAGGCTGGGAACCAGGGGCCAATCAAA gTACCACTACTATGGCCTAGCAGTGAAGGAGAGCTCACAGTACTACGATGTGATGTACTCCAAGAAGGGTGGCGCCTGGGTAAACGAGACAGGCAAGAAAGAGGTTACCAAGCAGACAGTGGCGTATTCACCCCGCTCCAAACTGGGTACTCTGCTGCCAGAATTTCCAAATGTCAAAGACCTAAATCTGCCTGCCATTCTGCCAGAACAGAAG GTTTCGACGTTTATCATGATGTACAGAACTCACTGCCAGAGAATACTAGACACCGTTATACGAGCCAATTTCGATGAG gtccaGAGCTTCCTGTTGCATTTTTGGCAAGGCATGCCTCCACACATGCTGCCTGTATTGGGCTCATCCACTGTAGTAAACATCGTAGGGGTGTGTGACTCCATCTTATACAAAGCCATTTCAGGAGTCCTCATGCCCACAGTCCTGCAGGCATTGCCTGATAG CCTGACTCAGGTCATCAGGAAATTTGCTAAGCAGCTTGATGAGTGGTTGAGGGTGGCTCTGCACGATCTGCCCGAGAACCTGCGCAACATCAAGTTTGAGC TGTCAAGAAGATTCTCCCAGATCCTCAAGCGACAAACGTCATTAAATCATCTTTGTCAG GCGTCACGGACCGTGATCCACAGTGCAGACATCACCTTTCAGATGCTGGAGGACTGGAGAAATGTAGATCTGAACAGCATCACTAAGCAGACACTTTACACGATGGAGGACTCGCGGGAGGACCAGAGACGACTCATAATCCAAT TGTATCAGGAGTTTGACCGGCTGCTGGAGGATCAGTCCCCCATTGAAGCGTACATCGAGTGGCTGGACTCTATGGTGGATAGATGCGTTGTGCGG GTGGCAGGGAAGAGACCCGGATCCCTGAAGAAGGTTGCTCAGCAGTTTCTTCTCATGTGGTCCTGTTTTGGGACAAGAGTGATCCGGGACATGACACTGCACAGTGCCCCCAGCTTTG GCTCATTTCACCTGATTCACCTGATGTTTGATGACTATGTGCTGTACCTGCTGGAGTCACTGCACTGCCAGGAAAGAGCCAATGAGCTGATGAGGGCCATGAAGGGAGAGGGAACTACAG ACAGTAGTGAGGATGTGATGCTAACTGAGAGCACCTCCGTGTCCCCTGAGCCCTACTCTCCTGCAAAGTCGGTGCCCTCAGTGGGAGCAGTAGCCACCAGCACCCCAACTTCAGCCCAGTCCCCAGAATACAGCAGTGTGTCTGTTACCTCAG GAGCTCTTCAGTCATATACATGGTCCCTTACATACACAGTGACCACGTCAGGAGGCAATCCGCCCGATGGAGGATCCCAGCTGTCCTGCATGCGTAGCAGCGCCCCAGTGCACCCTACCTCGTCTGCACACCGGATGCAAGTCTACCCCTACAGAGACGAGCATGG CTACACGGGCAGCTACAACTACAGCAGCTACACGAATCAGCATCATCATGCCATCCAGACCCAGTATCCGAGTCTGCCCCATGACGCAGGCCTCCCCACCCCGCTGCACTATTCCTCTTACCACCGTTCCTCTGCACAG TATTCATTGAACAGCCCGATGTCCCGCATGGAGCCATGTCTGATGGGTGGCACTCCTCGGCTGCATGCGACCCCAATGACACCTCGCTGGCCAGATGTTGCCTCAGCCAACAGCTATTCCAGCACTCCTATGCACTCAACACGCTATGCCTCTACAGGGGACATGTACTCCTCTTTGACACCACGCAGGAACTCTGAATATGAGCATGCACAACACTTTCCTGGCTTTGCCTATATTAGTGGAGAAGCTACTACAGGTTGGGCCAAATAG
- the rfx4 gene encoding transcription factor RFX4 isoform X1: MHCGLLEEPDMESTESWIERCLNESESKPYSSHASLGNMSTDENEEKENNRASKRHSTPATLQWLEENYEIAEGVCVPRSALYMHYLDFCEKHGTQPVNAASFGKIIRQQFPQLTTRRLGTRGQSKYHYYGLAVKESSQYYDVMYSKKGGAWVNETGKKEVTKQTVAYSPRSKLGTLLPEFPNVKDLNLPAILPEQKVSTFIMMYRTHCQRILDTVIRANFDEVQSFLLHFWQGMPPHMLPVLGSSTVVNIVGVCDSILYKAISGVLMPTVLQALPDSLTQVIRKFAKQLDEWLRVALHDLPENLRNIKFELSRRFSQILKRQTSLNHLCQASRTVIHSADITFQMLEDWRNVDLNSITKQTLYTMEDSREDQRRLIIQLYQEFDRLLEDQSPIEAYIEWLDSMVDRCVVRVAGKRPGSLKKVAQQFLLMWSCFGTRVIRDMTLHSAPSFGSFHLIHLMFDDYVLYLLESLHCQERANELMRAMKGEGTTADSSEDVMLTESTSVSPEPYSPAKSVPSVGAVATSTPTSAQSPEYSSVSVTSGALQSYTWSLTYTVTTSGGNPPDGGSQLSCMRSSAPVHPTSSAHRMQVYPYRDEHGYTGSYNYSSYTNQHHHAIQTQYPSLPHDAGLPTPLHYSSYHRSSAQYSLNSPMSRMEPCLMGGTPRLHATPMTPRWPDVASANSYSSTPMHSTRYASTGDMYSSLTPRRNSEYEHAQHFPGFAYISGEATTGWAK; encoded by the exons ATGCACTGTGGGCTGCTCGAGGAGCCTGATATGGAATCCACAG AGAGCTGGATTGAAAGGTGCCTGAATGAAAGCGAGAGCAAACCCTATTCCAGCCACGCGTCCCTGGGGAACATGTCCACGGATGAAA ATGAAGAGAAGGAAAATAACCGGGCATCTAAACGTCATTCGACACCTGCAACTTTACAGTG GTTGGAGGAGAACTATGAGATTGCTGAGGGGGTGTGTGTCCCTCGCAGTGCACTTTATATGCACTATCTAGACTTCTGTGAGAAGCATGGCACTCAGCCTGTCAATGCTGCCAGTTTTGGGAAG ATTATAAGACAGCAGTTCCCTCAGTTAACGACACGAAGGCTGGGAACCAGGGGCCAATCAAA gTACCACTACTATGGCCTAGCAGTGAAGGAGAGCTCACAGTACTACGATGTGATGTACTCCAAGAAGGGTGGCGCCTGGGTAAACGAGACAGGCAAGAAAGAGGTTACCAAGCAGACAGTGGCGTATTCACCCCGCTCCAAACTGGGTACTCTGCTGCCAGAATTTCCAAATGTCAAAGACCTAAATCTGCCTGCCATTCTGCCAGAACAGAAG GTTTCGACGTTTATCATGATGTACAGAACTCACTGCCAGAGAATACTAGACACCGTTATACGAGCCAATTTCGATGAG gtccaGAGCTTCCTGTTGCATTTTTGGCAAGGCATGCCTCCACACATGCTGCCTGTATTGGGCTCATCCACTGTAGTAAACATCGTAGGGGTGTGTGACTCCATCTTATACAAAGCCATTTCAGGAGTCCTCATGCCCACAGTCCTGCAGGCATTGCCTGATAG CCTGACTCAGGTCATCAGGAAATTTGCTAAGCAGCTTGATGAGTGGTTGAGGGTGGCTCTGCACGATCTGCCCGAGAACCTGCGCAACATCAAGTTTGAGC TGTCAAGAAGATTCTCCCAGATCCTCAAGCGACAAACGTCATTAAATCATCTTTGTCAG GCGTCACGGACCGTGATCCACAGTGCAGACATCACCTTTCAGATGCTGGAGGACTGGAGAAATGTAGATCTGAACAGCATCACTAAGCAGACACTTTACACGATGGAGGACTCGCGGGAGGACCAGAGACGACTCATAATCCAAT TGTATCAGGAGTTTGACCGGCTGCTGGAGGATCAGTCCCCCATTGAAGCGTACATCGAGTGGCTGGACTCTATGGTGGATAGATGCGTTGTGCGG GTGGCAGGGAAGAGACCCGGATCCCTGAAGAAGGTTGCTCAGCAGTTTCTTCTCATGTGGTCCTGTTTTGGGACAAGAGTGATCCGGGACATGACACTGCACAGTGCCCCCAGCTTTG GCTCATTTCACCTGATTCACCTGATGTTTGATGACTATGTGCTGTACCTGCTGGAGTCACTGCACTGCCAGGAAAGAGCCAATGAGCTGATGAGGGCCATGAAGGGAGAGGGAACTACAG CAGACAGTAGTGAGGATGTGATGCTAACTGAGAGCACCTCCGTGTCCCCTGAGCCCTACTCTCCTGCAAAGTCGGTGCCCTCAGTGGGAGCAGTAGCCACCAGCACCCCAACTTCAGCCCAGTCCCCAGAATACAGCAGTGTGTCTGTTACCTCAG GAGCTCTTCAGTCATATACATGGTCCCTTACATACACAGTGACCACGTCAGGAGGCAATCCGCCCGATGGAGGATCCCAGCTGTCCTGCATGCGTAGCAGCGCCCCAGTGCACCCTACCTCGTCTGCACACCGGATGCAAGTCTACCCCTACAGAGACGAGCATGG CTACACGGGCAGCTACAACTACAGCAGCTACACGAATCAGCATCATCATGCCATCCAGACCCAGTATCCGAGTCTGCCCCATGACGCAGGCCTCCCCACCCCGCTGCACTATTCCTCTTACCACCGTTCCTCTGCACAG TATTCATTGAACAGCCCGATGTCCCGCATGGAGCCATGTCTGATGGGTGGCACTCCTCGGCTGCATGCGACCCCAATGACACCTCGCTGGCCAGATGTTGCCTCAGCCAACAGCTATTCCAGCACTCCTATGCACTCAACACGCTATGCCTCTACAGGGGACATGTACTCCTCTTTGACACCACGCAGGAACTCTGAATATGAGCATGCACAACACTTTCCTGGCTTTGCCTATATTAGTGGAGAAGCTACTACAGGTTGGGCCAAATAG